Proteins co-encoded in one Candidatus Limnocylindrales bacterium genomic window:
- a CDS encoding nitroreductase family protein, producing MPIPTSDARLFEIMYTCRAMRRLKPDPVPQEILEQLVEAALHAPSGSNAQNWRFVIVRDRAQKQRIQAIWRKTWGFYQETFAKADLRPGESPEDRAKGTKAGTDLLESLPDVPALICVCVARDEQLAKALASPATIQKVVSHFGVGGAVKFAAAGMRIGGMADGSTAYPAVQNLLLAARALGLGAVLTTQHFFVPGQFEAVLGLPGSVTLAAIVPVGYPKGKFGPVRRPSPRDVISWDRYGG from the coding sequence ATGCCCATTCCGACGTCCGACGCCAGGCTCTTCGAGATCATGTACACGTGCCGCGCGATGCGGCGGCTCAAGCCCGATCCCGTGCCGCAGGAGATTCTCGAGCAGCTCGTGGAGGCTGCGCTGCACGCGCCGAGCGGCAGCAACGCGCAGAACTGGCGGTTCGTCATCGTCCGCGACCGCGCGCAGAAGCAGCGCATCCAGGCGATCTGGCGAAAGACCTGGGGTTTCTACCAGGAGACGTTTGCGAAGGCGGACCTTCGGCCTGGCGAGTCACCCGAAGATCGCGCAAAGGGAACCAAGGCCGGCACCGATCTTCTCGAAAGCCTTCCCGACGTGCCGGCGCTGATCTGCGTCTGCGTCGCGCGCGACGAGCAGCTGGCCAAGGCGCTGGCCTCACCGGCCACCATTCAAAAGGTCGTCTCGCACTTCGGCGTCGGCGGCGCCGTGAAATTCGCGGCCGCGGGCATGCGAATCGGCGGCATGGCCGACGGCTCCACCGCTTATCCGGCGGTGCAGAACCTGCTGCTCGCGGCGCGCGCTCTCGGCCTTGGCGCGGTGCTGACGACGCAGCACTTTTTCGTGCCGGGGCAGTTCGAGGCGGTGCTCGGGCTGCCCGGCTCGGTGACCCTGGCGGCGATCGTCCCGGTGGGATACCCGAAGGGAAAGTTCGGACCCGTGCGCCGGCCGAGCCCGCGCGACGTCATCTCCTGGGACCGCTACGGCGGCTGA
- a CDS encoding ankyrin repeat domain-containing protein, with the protein MLAACDGPSQRSKAGAKRIERLLFPGVSSLRRQRQRAAAARDANRRSSPLLAGLLDGNRDATARALDTADINVATTAGNTPLMLAAARNGLVLTRLLLEKGADPCARNALGSDAAGVAEAFGFVAGAELLREASQRCSHAAAMAATGAKKGGGRVR; encoded by the coding sequence GTGCTCGCTGCCTGCGACGGTCCCTCCCAGCGCTCCAAGGCCGGCGCCAAGCGCATCGAGAGGCTTCTGTTTCCGGGCGTCTCGTCTCTCCGCCGCCAACGACAGCGTGCCGCTGCCGCCCGCGACGCGAATCGGCGGAGTTCGCCGCTGCTGGCGGGACTGCTCGACGGCAACCGCGACGCAACGGCACGAGCGCTCGACACCGCCGACATCAACGTTGCGACCACAGCCGGCAACACGCCCTTGATGCTGGCTGCCGCGCGCAACGGGCTGGTGCTTACCCGGCTGCTGCTCGAGAAGGGTGCAGACCCGTGTGCCAGGAATGCACTCGGCTCCGACGCCGCCGGCGTGGCTGAAGCGTTCGGATTCGTGGCTGGTGCGGAGCTGCTACGAGAGGCATCGCAGCGGTGTTCGCATGCGGCGGCCATGGCTGCGACCGGTGCGAAAAAGGGCGGCGGACGCGTCCGATGA
- a CDS encoding alpha/beta fold hydrolase, giving the protein MARDIHPPSPLLLLGEAFSGLEFPRMLLRLPWLATAPRGHGEPVLVLPGYGASDTSTLLLQTYLRFLGYSVRGWGLGMNRGDVPRTMPRVLSLIEKMHDESGERVHLVGWSLGGFIAREAARENPELVRSVITLGSPVIGGPKYTAVARRYKARGFDLDAVEAEVDARYERPLCVPITAIYSKFDGIVAWKACIDERSQGIEHIEVLTTHLGLGICADVYTIIADRLARARDEAAACAAA; this is encoded by the coding sequence ATGGCCCGCGACATCCACCCTCCCTCTCCCCTGCTCCTCCTCGGTGAAGCCTTCAGCGGCCTCGAGTTTCCGCGGATGCTGCTTCGCCTCCCATGGCTGGCCACCGCTCCGCGCGGCCACGGCGAGCCCGTGCTCGTGCTGCCCGGCTACGGCGCCAGCGACACGTCGACGCTGCTGCTGCAGACCTACCTTCGCTTCCTCGGCTACAGCGTCCGCGGCTGGGGCCTCGGCATGAACCGAGGCGACGTTCCGCGAACGATGCCGCGCGTGCTCTCGCTCATCGAGAAGATGCACGATGAGTCGGGCGAGCGCGTGCATCTGGTGGGCTGGAGCCTCGGCGGCTTCATCGCGCGCGAGGCGGCGCGTGAGAATCCCGAGCTGGTGCGTAGCGTGATCACGCTGGGAAGCCCGGTCATCGGCGGGCCCAAGTACACGGCGGTGGCGCGGCGATACAAGGCGCGCGGCTTCGATCTCGACGCCGTCGAGGCCGAAGTCGATGCGCGCTACGAGCGGCCGCTGTGCGTGCCGATCACGGCGATCTATTCGAAGTTCGACGGGATCGTGGCCTGGAAGGCGTGCATCGACGAGCGCAGCCAGGGCATCGAGCACATCGAGGTGCTGACCACGCACCTCGGGCTCGGGATCTGCGCAGACGTCTACACGATCATCGCCGATCGGCTGGCGCGGGCTCGCGACGAGGCCGCGGCTTGTGCGGCGGCCTAG
- a CDS encoding pyrimidine/purine nucleoside phosphorylase, translating to MLKHNTYFEGQVQSIGFERNGMAATAGVIDAGSFHFGTGKAERMTIVSGELWVTLPGQSERPYAAGTSFEVPANSGFDVRATAPIAYLCEFLG from the coding sequence ATGCTGAAGCACAACACGTATTTCGAGGGGCAGGTCCAGAGCATCGGGTTCGAACGCAACGGCATGGCCGCAACCGCCGGCGTCATCGACGCCGGCTCGTTCCACTTCGGCACCGGCAAGGCCGAACGCATGACGATCGTATCGGGCGAGCTGTGGGTGACGCTGCCGGGGCAGAGCGAGCGGCCCTACGCTGCCGGTACGAGTTTCGAGGTGCCGGCAAACAGCGGCTTCGACGTGCGCGCGACGGCGCCGATCGCGTATCTCTGCGAGTTCCTGGGCTGA
- a CDS encoding secondary thiamine-phosphate synthase enzyme YjbQ produces the protein MRQAFGSIDVATHGAGLYEITAKVTAWLEDQEIEQGLLTVYIRHTSASLLIQENADPDVRADLDSFLRRIAPEDPRLYRHNAEGPDDMPAHIRAALTATQLSIPVHESDLRLGTWQGIYVFEHRHGRFHRSVDLHVIGE, from the coding sequence ATGCGTCAGGCCTTCGGCTCCATCGACGTCGCCACCCACGGCGCCGGGCTCTACGAGATCACGGCGAAGGTGACGGCGTGGCTCGAGGATCAGGAGATCGAGCAGGGCCTGCTGACCGTGTACATACGCCACACCAGCGCCTCGCTGCTCATCCAGGAGAACGCCGATCCCGACGTGCGTGCCGACCTCGACTCGTTCCTCCGGCGCATCGCGCCCGAGGATCCTCGCCTGTACCGTCACAACGCCGAAGGCCCCGACGACATGCCCGCCCACATCCGCGCCGCACTGACGGCGACGCAGCTCAGCATCCCGGTGCACGAGAGCGACCTTCGTTTGGGCACGTGGCAGGGCATCTACGTCTTCGAGCACCGCCACGGCCGATTTCATCGCAGCGTCGATCTGCACGTGATCGGCGAGTAG
- a CDS encoding FAD-dependent oxidoreductase: MSQDSRTFVVVGASLAGLRACEALREEGFEGRLVLIGAEPHAPYDRPPLSKEILRGQWDPEKTALRKSGLDDLRLDLRLGRTAMHLNAGQHTLALDDGETIAFDGLVLATGARVRRLEETPPLAGIHYLRTLDDALALRDELLAGPRVAILGAGFIGCEVASSCRARGLDVTLIEPLAAPMVRALGRALGGLAARLHTDNGVKLRCATRVVAIEGADRVERLQLSDGRTIAADVLVIGVGVQPQTQWLEGSGLEVEDGVVCDDRCATAVDGIVAAGDVARWHSARAGRLVRIEHWTNAAAQGRAAALRLLKGADAVEPYAPVPYVWSDQFGTKLQIAGHALPDDELHVVDGSFEEYRFVAIFGRSGRLTGVAGMGRPRVVAHYQALLEAGASMAEALASRPS; this comes from the coding sequence ATGTCGCAGGACTCGCGAACGTTCGTCGTCGTCGGCGCATCCCTTGCCGGCCTGCGCGCGTGCGAGGCACTTCGCGAGGAAGGCTTCGAGGGGCGGCTCGTTCTCATCGGCGCCGAGCCGCATGCACCCTACGACAGGCCGCCGCTGTCCAAGGAGATCCTGCGCGGGCAGTGGGATCCCGAGAAGACGGCGCTTCGCAAGAGCGGACTCGACGACCTGCGCCTCGACCTGCGGCTCGGCCGCACGGCCATGCATCTGAACGCCGGCCAGCACACGCTGGCGCTCGACGATGGGGAGACGATCGCGTTCGACGGCCTCGTCCTCGCCACCGGCGCGCGCGTGCGGCGCCTCGAGGAGACGCCGCCGCTTGCCGGCATCCACTACCTTCGCACTCTCGACGATGCGCTCGCGCTTCGCGACGAGCTGCTCGCGGGCCCACGCGTGGCAATCCTCGGCGCCGGCTTCATCGGCTGCGAGGTGGCGTCGTCGTGCCGCGCACGCGGCCTCGACGTCACGCTCATCGAGCCTCTTGCGGCACCGATGGTGCGCGCGCTCGGTCGCGCGCTTGGCGGCCTTGCGGCGCGGCTGCACACCGACAACGGCGTCAAGCTTCGCTGCGCAACGCGAGTGGTCGCAATCGAAGGCGCCGATCGTGTCGAGCGCCTGCAGCTCAGCGACGGACGCACCATCGCGGCGGACGTGCTCGTGATCGGCGTGGGAGTGCAGCCGCAGACGCAGTGGCTGGAAGGCTCGGGCCTCGAGGTCGAGGACGGCGTCGTCTGCGACGACCGCTGCGCCACGGCGGTCGACGGCATCGTCGCGGCCGGCGACGTCGCACGTTGGCACAGCGCGCGTGCAGGACGTCTGGTGCGCATCGAGCACTGGACCAACGCCGCCGCGCAGGGCCGTGCCGCGGCGCTGCGTCTTCTCAAGGGCGCAGACGCCGTCGAGCCCTACGCGCCCGTTCCTTACGTCTGGAGCGACCAGTTCGGCACCAAGCTGCAGATCGCCGGGCACGCGCTGCCCGACGACGAGCTGCACGTGGTCGACGGCTCGTTCGAAGAGTACCGCTTCGTTGCCATCTTCGGCCGCAGCGGCCGACTTACCGGCGTGGCCGGCATGGGCCGTCCGCGCGTGGTCGCGCATTACCAGGCGCTTCTCGAAGCCGGCGCAAGCATGGCCGAGGCGCTGGCGTCCCGGCCGTCGTAA
- a CDS encoding prolipoprotein diacylglyceryl transferase: MESIADPLVSAPVYPIIFQLGPITIYSFGVMMALGFYFGSLVSVKEFERRGGDGDKLWNVLLWTFLAGLVSSRVLSIFNDPAAFFRAPLSEIFAGAGFVWYGGFLGGALAAYVLGRRYDMSFITLADCTAPGLAIGQALGRIGCHVAGDGDWGTVTDVPWGVAYTDAIVPWPHPPGVLVHPTPLYEAAAYSLLFAFLWRYRHRNPAPGTMFAIYLIGNGLFRFWVEFIRVEPHLAFGLTQAQVVGLVLAVVGAGILVRQRGAAPMPRKATA; the protein is encoded by the coding sequence TTGGAATCGATCGCTGATCCCTTAGTATCGGCGCCGGTGTATCCGATCATCTTCCAGCTCGGGCCCATCACCATCTACAGCTTCGGCGTGATGATGGCGTTGGGGTTCTACTTCGGCTCGCTCGTCTCGGTGAAGGAGTTCGAACGCCGCGGCGGTGACGGCGACAAGCTGTGGAACGTCCTGCTGTGGACGTTCCTTGCCGGCCTTGTCAGCTCGCGCGTGCTGTCGATCTTCAACGACCCTGCTGCGTTCTTCCGCGCGCCGCTGAGCGAGATCTTCGCCGGCGCCGGCTTCGTCTGGTACGGCGGATTCCTCGGCGGCGCGCTGGCTGCGTATGTGCTCGGACGTCGCTACGACATGTCGTTCATCACGCTGGCCGATTGCACGGCGCCGGGCCTGGCCATCGGGCAGGCGCTCGGGCGCATCGGCTGTCACGTCGCCGGCGACGGCGATTGGGGAACGGTCACCGACGTCCCGTGGGGCGTGGCCTACACCGACGCGATCGTGCCGTGGCCGCATCCGCCCGGCGTGCTCGTGCATCCGACGCCGCTGTACGAGGCGGCGGCCTATTCGCTCCTGTTCGCGTTCCTGTGGCGCTACCGGCACCGCAACCCGGCGCCGGGCACGATGTTCGCCATCTATCTGATCGGCAACGGGCTGTTCCGGTTCTGGGTCGAGTTCATCCGGGTCGAGCCGCATCTGGCCTTCGGCCTGACGCAGGCGCAGGTCGTGGGCCTGGTGCTGGCGGTCGTCGGCGCCGGAATCCTGGTGCGCCAGCGCGGCGCGGCGCCGATGCCGCGCAAGGCGACGGCATGA
- a CDS encoding TlpA disulfide reductase family protein → MKTPLATGRRSGDSRGDGRPALQPRRLRPRLLWAALLAAIVAVGGCQGGGGGKASEGDLAPDFILQSLDGKVRKLSAYRGQVVLVNLWATWCPPCIEEMPLLNRIADLYRDKGLVVLGVAGDDDVSRVHDFVERTPLKFEILLDPDGAIGTQYGITGYPETFFVDREGRIRDKIIGRIPAQGAGPAPDFTARLDKLLVGG, encoded by the coding sequence ATGAAAACGCCCCTGGCCACGGGCAGGCGAAGCGGCGACTCGCGGGGCGACGGACGGCCCGCGCTGCAGCCCCGGCGCCTGAGGCCGCGGTTGCTGTGGGCAGCACTGCTGGCGGCCATCGTGGCGGTCGGCGGTTGCCAGGGCGGCGGCGGCGGCAAGGCGAGCGAGGGCGATCTGGCTCCCGACTTCATCCTCCAGTCGCTCGACGGCAAGGTGCGAAAGCTTTCGGCCTATCGCGGTCAGGTCGTGCTGGTGAACCTGTGGGCCACCTGGTGTCCGCCCTGCATCGAGGAGATGCCGCTGCTCAATCGCATCGCCGACCTGTATCGCGACAAGGGCCTGGTGGTGCTCGGCGTGGCCGGCGACGACGACGTTTCGCGTGTTCATGATTTCGTTGAAAGAACGCCGCTGAAATTCGAGATTCTGCTCGATCCCGACGGTGCCATCGGAACGCAGTATGGTATAACGGGCTACCCCGAGACGTTCTTCGTCGATCGCGAAGGACGGATTCGAGACAAGATCATCGGACGCATTCCGGCGCAGGGCGCCGGGCCGGCGCCCGACTTCACGGCGCGTCTCGACAAGCTCTTGGTGGGTGGTTAG
- a CDS encoding ABC transporter ATP-binding protein — protein MSKSYGGRQVLRDVSFQVREGEFAALTGPSGSGKTTLFRLLIGELKADSGGVIVNGRNLSRLDASGIAELRRELGLVFEEPRLIERLTVIDNIALSAEVAGRTRNEASRMAEEALERVGLDDAARCFPRDLCAGERQRVSLARALVNRPPIILADEPTLGLDPDQSLYVLKILTQACREDGTSVLMATHDMEALSVLRGRVFVMSRGRLLDEEGLEAACA, from the coding sequence GTGTCCAAGTCCTATGGCGGTCGCCAGGTCCTGCGCGACGTCAGCTTCCAGGTTCGTGAGGGCGAGTTCGCCGCGCTGACCGGGCCGAGCGGCTCGGGCAAGACGACACTGTTTCGCCTGCTCATCGGCGAGCTGAAGGCCGACAGCGGCGGAGTCATCGTCAACGGCCGCAACCTTTCCCGCCTCGATGCCTCGGGCATCGCCGAGCTGCGCCGCGAGCTCGGCCTGGTCTTCGAGGAGCCGCGTCTGATCGAGCGGCTCACGGTCATCGACAACATCGCGTTGTCGGCGGAAGTGGCCGGCCGCACGCGCAATGAAGCCAGCCGGATGGCCGAGGAGGCGCTCGAGCGCGTCGGCCTCGACGATGCCGCCCGCTGCTTCCCGCGCGACCTTTGCGCCGGCGAGCGCCAGCGAGTCAGCCTGGCGCGAGCGCTGGTCAACAGGCCGCCGATCATTCTTGCCGACGAGCCCACGCTCGGCCTCGACCCCGATCAGTCGCTGTACGTGCTGAAGATCCTGACGCAGGCTTGCCGCGAAGACGGCACCAGCGTGCTGATGGCCACGCACGACATGGAAGCGCTCAGTGTCCTGCGCGGACGCGTGTTCGTGATGAGCCGCGGCCGGCTGCTCGACGAGGAAGGCCTCGAGGCCGCCTGCGCGTAG
- a CDS encoding permease-like cell division protein FtsX, translated as MEYYFRRALDGIRASPAASGVALASIAASVLFAGAVLLVSSNAYRMVARWAASGIDVSIYFTQQAGEADIVATKTRIGDDPTVIEARYISPDEGWQFLADNLDRSAELLAGLEPSVLPASIEIKLERSLSDEELAAKIEQWRAFPGVSDVQSTRSIASGGSALDIVRWVAWALGALTLLVSVIIVATTFQLAAYTRRDEMNVLRLVGAVGPGYWGPVVLAGILEGIVGALLALGVLALVFQGVSMPIEGELPALTDVLSFLSPRQCLTLTLWGAALGGAGSAVGMWRVSQWR; from the coding sequence TTGGAGTACTATTTCCGGCGCGCCCTCGACGGCATCCGCGCATCGCCCGCCGCTTCCGGCGTGGCGCTGGCCAGCATCGCCGCCAGCGTTCTGTTCGCCGGCGCGGTGCTGCTCGTCAGCTCCAATGCCTACCGCATGGTCGCGCGCTGGGCCGCCTCCGGCATCGACGTCTCGATCTACTTCACCCAGCAGGCCGGCGAGGCCGACATCGTCGCGACCAAGACGCGCATCGGCGATGACCCCACCGTCATCGAGGCGCGCTACATCAGCCCGGACGAAGGCTGGCAGTTCCTCGCCGACAACCTCGACCGCAGCGCCGAGCTGCTGGCGGGGCTGGAGCCGTCGGTGCTTCCTGCCTCCATCGAGATCAAGCTCGAGCGCTCGCTGAGCGACGAGGAGCTGGCGGCAAAGATCGAGCAGTGGCGCGCGTTTCCCGGGGTTTCCGACGTGCAGTCCACGAGGTCGATTGCCTCGGGCGGAAGCGCGCTCGACATCGTGCGCTGGGTGGCGTGGGCGCTGGGCGCGCTGACGCTTCTGGTCTCGGTGATCATCGTTGCCACCACCTTCCAGCTCGCCGCCTACACGCGCCGCGACGAGATGAACGTGCTGCGACTGGTCGGCGCCGTGGGCCCGGGGTACTGGGGACCGGTGGTGCTGGCCGGCATCCTCGAAGGCATCGTCGGCGCTTTGCTGGCGCTCGGCGTGCTGGCCCTGGTCTTCCAGGGCGTCTCCATGCCCATCGAAGGCGAGCTTCCTGCGCTCACCGACGTGCTCTCCTTCCTGTCGCCTCGCCAGTGTCTGACGCTGACCCTGTGGGGCGCTGCCCTCGGCGGCGCCGGAAGCGCGGTCGGCATGTGGAGAGTGTCGCAGTGGCGCTGA
- a CDS encoding peptidoglycan DD-metalloendopeptidase family protein, whose translation MALSRSQRAHCGAGRRAPAASASWLPPAAAAAATGGGWRRGVAVIAIAVALAAPVAAPAEDMTERARQIREQLLAKKREREEQDRRAALLGRMVVEAKQRLSKVDAEIQNAEHRRAKAAADIEQAIARLAELDGVVGRERAAHRARIAGMYRAARIGAGAAGWTGATTENVRLARYLVTAAAARQEKVSRVEIERGSHLAALDRARAEQETAAATLSALQSERFGLESEVARAEADAEQFAAQARTAAAGLSELEASARTLEKELAAAAPKQAPPPKTPAAAPRQRPDTALAKSLPPKDSGLPRAPAAAGADVEAGQPPAGATASANAGPYAAEQPPAQAEPQPAASPEKRPGLLSRLFRGGSADADKFAARKGQLAAPVGGKVVANYGQQHKSGNKYRGVIVRSKGGAPVRTVAEGQVIFSGTLSGMGNTVIVSHGGRYHSVYARLGSVRFKEGDRIGAGDIVGNMPGDDPDLHFELRDAGQAVDPLPWVKGLN comes from the coding sequence GTGGCGCTGAGCCGATCGCAGCGAGCGCATTGCGGCGCCGGCCGTCGCGCGCCCGCGGCCTCCGCGAGCTGGCTGCCTCCCGCGGCGGCGGCGGCGGCGACCGGCGGCGGATGGCGGCGAGGCGTCGCCGTCATCGCGATTGCCGTGGCACTGGCCGCGCCGGTTGCCGCGCCGGCCGAGGACATGACCGAGCGCGCACGGCAGATCCGCGAGCAGCTCCTGGCCAAGAAGCGCGAGCGCGAGGAGCAGGACCGGCGCGCGGCGCTGCTCGGGCGCATGGTGGTCGAGGCGAAGCAGCGGCTTTCCAAGGTCGATGCGGAGATCCAGAACGCCGAGCACCGGCGCGCCAAGGCAGCGGCCGACATCGAGCAGGCGATCGCGCGCCTGGCCGAGCTCGACGGCGTCGTCGGCCGCGAGCGCGCCGCGCATCGGGCGCGCATTGCCGGCATGTATCGCGCCGCACGCATCGGCGCCGGCGCGGCCGGCTGGACCGGTGCAACCACGGAGAACGTCCGTCTGGCGCGCTACCTGGTCACGGCGGCGGCAGCCCGACAGGAAAAGGTCTCGCGCGTCGAGATCGAGCGCGGCAGTCACCTGGCGGCGCTGGATCGTGCGCGCGCCGAGCAGGAGACGGCCGCGGCGACGCTGAGCGCGCTGCAGAGCGAACGCTTCGGTCTGGAGAGCGAGGTCGCCCGCGCCGAGGCCGACGCCGAGCAGTTTGCCGCGCAGGCCAGGACCGCCGCGGCGGGACTGTCGGAGCTCGAAGCTTCGGCGAGAACGCTCGAGAAGGAGCTTGCGGCTGCGGCGCCGAAGCAGGCGCCGCCGCCGAAAACGCCCGCGGCGGCACCTCGCCAACGACCTGACACCGCACTGGCCAAGTCCCTGCCACCGAAAGACTCTGGGCTACCGCGAGCGCCGGCCGCTGCGGGCGCCGACGTCGAAGCGGGGCAGCCGCCAGCCGGTGCGACCGCCAGCGCCAATGCGGGGCCGTACGCCGCCGAGCAGCCGCCGGCGCAGGCCGAGCCGCAACCGGCGGCGTCGCCGGAGAAACGGCCGGGCCTGCTCTCGCGCCTGTTTCGCGGCGGCAGCGCCGACGCCGACAAGTTCGCTGCCCGCAAGGGCCAGCTGGCAGCGCCGGTGGGCGGCAAGGTCGTCGCCAACTACGGCCAGCAGCACAAGAGCGGCAACAAGTACCGGGGCGTCATCGTTCGCAGCAAGGGTGGGGCGCCGGTCCGCACCGTTGCAGAAGGACAGGTGATCTTTTCGGGAACGCTCTCGGGAATGGGCAATACCGTGATCGTCAGCCACGGCGGCCGCTACCACTCCGTGTACGCGCGCCTCGGTTCCGTTCGTTTCAAGGAGGGCGATCGCATCGGCGCAGGCGACATCGTCGGCAACATGCCCGGCGACGACCCCGACCTGCACTTCGAGCTCCGCGACGCCGGCCAGGCCGTCGATCCGCTGCCGTGGGTGAAAGGCCTGAACTGA
- a CDS encoding S41 family peptidase yields the protein MLQPKKPRKLILTTIVAGAFTAGILSSSALRAAPEAKDTYESLETFASIMAIVQKHYVDEVATKELIDGAIKGMISSLDPHSAYLTPEGYKELQIETRGEFGGLGIELTVRDNILTIVTPIEGTPAFRAGIKPGDQIVKIGEDLTMEMGLQEAVEKMRGKPGTSVHLSLKRKGVNDLIDVELVREVIHIRSVRGARTIEGGRFAYVRLTGFQEGSAQELSEALDKLDKEHKGGVAGIVLDLRYNPGGLLTQAVEISDLFLDAGLIVRTDGRVESQAHKFFAQADGTRRPVPMVIMVNEGSASASEIVAGALQDHHRAIVIGTKSFGKGSVQTILPLTDSSALRLTTARYYTPSGRSIQDSGIEPDVVVEAPKPETVSSKDGKKEDLPLNPYDEFDMEKDPQLKKAVDMLKSWEGDIQKVGGVAGFHLERLAKTEKAPSSPSSAAGKSAAKRAH from the coding sequence GTGCTGCAGCCAAAAAAGCCGCGAAAGCTCATCCTCACCACCATCGTTGCCGGCGCCTTCACTGCGGGGATCCTCTCATCGTCCGCCCTGCGCGCCGCACCTGAGGCCAAGGACACGTACGAGAGCCTGGAAACCTTCGCCAGCATCATGGCGATCGTCCAGAAGCACTACGTCGACGAGGTCGCGACCAAGGAGCTGATCGACGGCGCCATCAAGGGCATGATCTCCTCGCTGGACCCGCACAGCGCCTACCTGACCCCCGAAGGATACAAGGAGCTGCAGATCGAGACGCGCGGCGAGTTCGGCGGTCTCGGCATCGAGCTGACGGTCCGCGACAACATCCTGACCATCGTCACTCCCATCGAAGGCACGCCCGCCTTCCGCGCCGGCATCAAGCCCGGCGACCAGATCGTCAAGATCGGCGAAGACCTGACGATGGAGATGGGCCTTCAGGAAGCCGTCGAGAAGATGCGCGGCAAGCCCGGCACCAGCGTTCACCTTTCGCTCAAGCGCAAGGGAGTCAACGATCTCATCGACGTCGAGCTGGTGCGCGAGGTCATCCACATCCGCAGCGTGCGCGGCGCGCGCACCATCGAAGGCGGCCGCTTCGCGTACGTGCGTCTGACCGGATTCCAGGAGGGCTCGGCGCAGGAGTTGAGCGAGGCGCTCGACAAGCTCGACAAGGAGCACAAGGGCGGCGTCGCCGGCATCGTGCTCGACCTGCGCTACAACCCCGGCGGGCTTCTGACGCAGGCGGTGGAGATTTCCGATCTCTTCCTCGATGCCGGCTTGATCGTCCGCACCGACGGGCGCGTCGAGTCGCAGGCGCACAAGTTCTTCGCGCAGGCCGACGGAACGCGCCGGCCCGTGCCGATGGTCATCATGGTCAATGAAGGATCGGCCAGCGCGTCCGAGATCGTCGCCGGCGCGCTGCAGGATCATCACCGCGCCATCGTCATCGGCACCAAGAGCTTCGGCAAGGGATCGGTGCAGACGATCCTGCCGCTGACCGACAGTTCGGCGCTGCGTCTGACGACGGCGCGCTACTACACGCCTTCGGGCCGCTCGATTCAGGACTCGGGCATCGAGCCCGACGTCGTCGTCGAGGCGCCCAAGCCCGAAACGGTCAGCAGCAAGGACGGCAAGAAGGAAGATCTCCCGCTCAACCCGTACGACGAGTTCGACATGGAGAAGGATCCGCAGCTCAAGAAGGCGGTGGACATGCTCAAGTCGTGGGAGGGCGACATCCAGAAGGTCGGCGGCGTGGCCGGCTTCCATCTGGAGCGTCTGGCCAAGACCGAGAAGGCGCCGTCTTCGCCGTCGTCGGCCGCCGGCAAGAGCGCGGCCAAGCGCGCGCACTGA